Below is a window of Mucilaginibacter sp. PAMC 26640 DNA.
TTCCCCGGTCGTTCACCAGGTTAGCCATTGTAACTTGGTAACCCGCCGCTTGCAGTATCCTTGACACTGAGAACCCCAAAAGATTATTACGGATGTGACCCAGATGTAAAGGTTTGTTGGTATTTGGCGATGAATATTCTACCATCACCTTTTTACCATTTGGCTTTGCTATAGCAAAATCATCTGCAAGGATCTCTTCACTCAATTTGGCCAGCCAAAAACTATCAGCAAATGAAATATTCAAGAATCCTTTAATCACGTTAAATGCACTGATCTCGGCTACCTCCTTTTGAAGGTATTCACCAATTTCGATACCGGTTTGCTCCGGACCTTTGCGCGACATTTTGGTATATGGAAAGGTTACCACGGTAACCTGGCCTTCAAATTCTTTACGGGTTTCCTGCAAGTTTATGTCCTTGACAGCGATATCTGTTTGGTACAGATCTTTAATGGCTTTAACAACAGCCTCAATAATAAAATCCATCGGACAAAATTAATAATTAGTTGATGGTAAATGCTGTATTCAGCTTTAAAATATGAGGCGGTGAAGAACCGATCATTATCGACCGCTTTAATTACCGAAAATCCAGGTCGACAGATAGTGATCTGGACGCTTTACAGCGCCTTGATATAATCTAAAAATAAGTATAACGCTTTTTTCTTATCCTCCGTCAGGTCAAAATCAAGGCGGTGCATCAGGTAATCCTCCAAATCAAAATCGGCGCGCTGTGGCAGTTCTTTCAACAGGTCTTTACGATGAGCCAGCCCAAATTGGAGCGCCTTATCAAACTCTTTTATAAACTCCCCGGGAATTGGCTTATTGGCTATCCATGCGGCAAATACAAATGGAAGGCCTGTAAACTTCTGCCACTCTTCAGAAAGATCATAAACAAACTCATAGTTGCCGGTTTTTCCAAAGGTACGGTCGCCTATTTGTACAAAGGCCATATCCTGATCCGTTGATACTCCGTAGTCTGCCGCATCTCTGATTAATTCAGGCTGAACCTGCCAGTAGTTTTTGAGCAGTACCCGGGCAAGGTTATTGGAAGAGCGGGACTGCGGATCCAACTGAATCTTTTTAGCATTCCTGATATCGCAATTACTAAATATAAATACAGAATTTACTGCACCCACTGCACCTATGCAATAAGCAGAAACGATTTCCCACTGTGGTAAACTTAGCGCGGCGGCCACCGGGATAAGGCCAATATCAGCTTTGTCATCTATTAATTTTTGGGCACAGTCGGATGGCATATCCAGGCTCAGCTCTATTTGATCCATAATAGCCGAGTGCTGCAATCCGTATAAAAAAGGTTTTGTGTTGGTATAACTAACCGCGGATATTCTGATCTTTTTCACTTATCTCTTCTGGTGTTTTGAGGTGGACGGCGTTGTTGAATTCAACGATCTGGTACCGGCTGCCATCATAAATTAATTTATACAGCACCAGATTTTGATGCGGAAAGGTGTCCATCTCAGTAAGCGGCACACCGGTAAGTATACATAGTAAAAGGCGCATAGCTCGGCCATGCATGCAAATGAGCACCGTTTTTTCCTCTGGGTGACTCATTATGATTTCCATTGCTTCCAGCTGGCGTATCTTCACTTCATTAGGGCTTTCACCCCCTTCAAATTTAACGTCAAGCTTGCCGGATACCCAGTCACGCATTACATGTAAAAACTCAGCCTTAAGCTCCGGAGATGATGCTTGCCCTTCATGTATTCCCCAGGCAAGTTCATCCAGCCCGGCCAGTTTTTCATAAGCAATTCCTGAATCAATAAATGGCTGAATACTTTGCTGTGTACGTTTTAATTCAGATATGTAAATTTTATCAAAAGGCACATTTTTATAGGCTGTATAAAACTGCTGCGCCTGGTGGCGGCCTTCATCATTCAGATCAGAATCTCGGCCGCGCCCCTGTACAATACCAAGTTTATTAAGATCTGTTTGGCCGTGGCGTACGATGTATAATGTCTTTTCTATCATTGTTTTGCAGACAGCTAAAAGCGCAAGGCTCAAAGCGATATAAGGGCCTCAGGCTGTTTGCCTTTGGCGTTAAGCATTACCGCTAATTTATAACAGGCAATTTATAGTACTTCGGTTTTTCTTCTT
It encodes the following:
- a CDS encoding radical SAM protein, with amino-acid sequence MKKIRISAVSYTNTKPFLYGLQHSAIMDQIELSLDMPSDCAQKLIDDKADIGLIPVAAALSLPQWEIVSAYCIGAVGAVNSVFIFSNCDIRNAKKIQLDPQSRSSNNLARVLLKNYWQVQPELIRDAADYGVSTDQDMAFVQIGDRTFGKTGNYEFVYDLSEEWQKFTGLPFVFAAWIANKPIPGEFIKEFDKALQFGLAHRKDLLKELPQRADFDLEDYLMHRLDFDLTEDKKKALYLFLDYIKAL
- a CDS encoding phosphoglycerate mutase, whose product is MEKTLYIVRHGQTDLNKLGIVQGRGRDSDLNDEGRHQAQQFYTAYKNVPFDKIYISELKRTQQSIQPFIDSGIAYEKLAGLDELAWGIHEGQASSPELKAEFLHVMRDWVSGKLDVKFEGGESPNEVKIRQLEAMEIIMSHPEEKTVLICMHGRAMRLLLCILTGVPLTEMDTFPHQNLVLYKLIYDGSRYQIVEFNNAVHLKTPEEISEKDQNIRG